TTCTTTCCTTCTGTAAGTGTCCAGATGCTGTAACTACTCCTAAAGAAAAGGGGAGTCAAAATGGAACAGCCAGAGACTCAACAGTTTATGTGGACCAGAGACTAAACAGGAGAAAAGGATCAAAAGGTAACTTCACTCTACTTCTGTCGCCTCTCGATAGGAATGAGTACGCAGTGGACAGTACACTGGATGTCTACGGCACTGGTTCGGCCCATTCTCACCTATAGATGTCTGTTATGACATCGGGCCTTTTACAACAGTGCACTCCGCAGGATGATGGAAAGATACCAGCAGTTAGGCAGGGTTGAGGTCTGAAACAAAAAACGTGTGCCTCAAAGCAGGCACTGAGTTGTATGCTCGATTTTATACCCTTGCACCTTTATGTTAGATGTGTAGCAACGAAGATCACGCTTAGACTAAGGGATTCAGGAACCTGGCATTCCTTAAATTATGGAATTTCTTCTGTTCTGATGGATTATGTAGCAGAGGAGTGCTTCTTGACGGGCTGGACGTCGTTTCTCCGGAGAGAAATCTCTAGACTGAGGAAGCTCCGCTTTTCCAGAATTTTCGTGTACGTTGATGGATCTAAACTGAACGGGATACAGAAGTCTACATTGGGTTTCCTGGAATTAGGGAGTCATATAGGATTCTGAACGAGTGTATCGATCTGGAGGCACTCGAGACAAAGTCGATACTGGACCAAACGCATATTCAGACCTGTCAAAATGATGCCCTATGTACTGCGTCGGGTTTTCTACTCAAAGGCAAGACACGGTGAACAGCTACTGAGTGAACGCAGTCCTTAGACGAAAGCcatccattgcacctgaagaagttAACCTCCTGCGGCaaatcagagtagttctggcttgcATTTCGGCAGATGCATCCGCCCCAATTCTTATAGAGCTAGGACTTATCTCAGCGTGTTGGATGTGtggtccgattgcaaatcgggaccacacgacacacgctATCTGTTGAACAGCTCAGCCGATCGCACTCAACTTAGGAGTTCTGAGATCTGGATATCTAAAAAATCCAACAGACGAATGGATGAAACAATAgacactgcaacaacaacaacatatcgaTGCGAAAGCGGTTGCTTGATCGAACGTGAACAGCCAGATGGCGCTAAAGACTCCGCCGTCGAACTACGTGTGGTCGAGATTAGTTAGGAGATGCAAAAAGGTGAAGATTGTCATGCTCTGCTGGGTTGGTGGCGGGAAACGAGTCGCCCGACGAGCTAGACAGGACTAGATGGCTTATGGGCACAGGTCGTGCTACTGATTTAGCCAACCTTTAACTGTGCCTTTTTTGGTAGGTAGACGCTTTTGACTTGGGCTAACACCGTGGGTTGGAGCGTGGCCAGGGCCTTATAGCCAAGTGTTGCGCGGAATGGGTTGCCAATTTTCCTGGGGCTGAGAAAGCATGACTTAGGACAACTTAAACGAGTGCTGACTGGTCATTGTGGGGCCGATACTTTCTGCAGGGTCTGTGAAGACGCTCGAGCATTGCCTCGTAACTGCGATAAGGTACAGGATTAAGGGTGATTACCTCTTTCGTATATGAACTCCCAGATACTTAGCAGTCTCAATATTCTGgaatactgttgttgttgtagcagtgtgttatacactgaagtaccagcccttgtcgatgatggactccatcgggtcaatcaggCATGTACAACTGGCAGCCATGGGATAGACTGTAGAATCCTGAAGTGACTGACTGACCGTAGCTCTCTGTAGAAAACTTCTCTGTGGTTTGCTTGGTCATTGTCTTGTGTTATGTGCTGTGGCGAATATGtatctttaatttttgtattcctTTTTCCTCTTCTCGCTCCTAGGATGAACACAATAGACGTAAGGCCTACAAATGACTAGCAAATGTGGGTGCTAGAGCCCTTCAACCTATCCTAGCCATACCACTGAACggctaatgttgttgttgttacagtGTGTTGTGCGCTAAGCggcaggtcaatccggtacgtacaacaggatgccatgggattgactgaCAGGCTAATTATCAAATGTAGTCCaagttttctttgttgttgttgtagccacattttcatgtgaaggtggcgatcctcgttaagctcctgtaagtgagcaagcttgttacgatccaaaggaccgattgtcGCGGAAACAGGGTGGCCATCGGTTATTTAAAGAGACCAAAACCTTGCCTTATCATATCGTGCATCATAGGCAGTCAGTATTTCTACAAGAgcaggtgccgcccggcctctcattgagactctccgccCGATATCGTTGATTGCCTGTATGGAACGTTCCACTATCCTTAtcctgtggacgcgtccggcAGTTCGTCGCTAAGAGTCTCGTGacagcgatgaacaccacacagatcagagCTTAAAgttccggcctgtgtggtgctcacagctatcccgttccTGGAAGGCTGTCAGCACCCTAactgctgccggcaagtgacatGAGGAACTTGTTTCTTGCTCATGACTTTCGCACATTTTgcagtggcttgtgcggatgaacTACAAAGGCTGTCTATTGTGCCACCACATATTTTGGGATAGTTTTCAGCTGCCAATGTTCCTCCGCTACGCCTTGCTGAACAATGTCCCTGAAAATTTGGTGGCAAATATCTTAAAATTTCTTGCAACAAAATAAGCGTAAAAAGTAGTCATTTAACCCAACGAAAAAATCCTGAACTTGTGCTGAAACCATGACCCTACCGTTCGCATATCATACGATTTCAATACCAGCCTGAGGGAGTGGAATACAGGATAGATAGAAGTTAAACGGTCTTTACTACAGGCGAGAGAGGGCTGCGAAATCGATGTCATGGTATCGGAGTATGAGACAAGTTTACTCAACTCTTAACCAGACTCTGAATGCGCATAAATTCTccggaaaatttgcaaaaaaagaatctccaTCTGAAAATCACCACAGTTATATTACCTTAAAAGTGCTAGCTTCATATTCTCCTGCTTGTAGAAGCAATTCCACCGATCCGTGGCGTAAAACTCCTTTATGGACTTCTTGAACACTTAGCAATGTTTCATTGAAAGCTGGTGCTGATGACAAAGGACGTGATAAAACCGAGGTAAAacctaagaaaataaaaaaatgcgaataaTTCTTCACTTTCAACTATTCCAAGTGTCTCTCCATACCTTTCTGTCCCAGTATGTGATAATTGTTAATGTGAGGCCTCTCACTCAAACACATTTGCAACAGAGCTTTAAATTTCGGATGTTTCTCGGCAtacatttggaatttttgtatgacataagTCTTAATCTCAAAATGACGATCATTCGAAGCCAAATAGTCCAACATATGACCCAATTCTTCTTTGGTAGGACGCATATCCAATAAAATATCCAAAGCCATAGTACGTGCCGAGGTGGCATACTTTTTGCGGCTCTGATAGAACATAAAGGTAAACGCGAGACGATGTGGTTCTTGGAAATGTATAACAGAGAAACGCTTTAAGGCTTTCATGGCAGCCACAGACAATTTGGGTTCTGCCAAAAACGCATAACCCATTAAAGTCTCAATGGAACGATGATCGGCTAAATTCTGCAGACCTCGAATCATCAAAAGTTTACATTCTTCATCTTTGCCACAATTTTTCTTGAGATTTTCCACTAAATAATTGCGTATATCAATTTCAATGACTTCACGCTCAAAGTGATGGGCCAGTGAGGACATGCATTGGACGAGggcatttttgattttcttataTTGCATAGAATCATCCATAGACTTGACTATGGCAAAGAGATCCTTGATTATTTCCTCTTCAGGATGAGTGCCCACTGCCAGCGATTGAAGATATTTTTCGAGTAGATCAAAATCACTGAGTTTTCTATATTGGAATGTAGCATTGATGGCTTTGTGGGCATCGAATGTTTGTGTGGCGCCCAGTAAGTCCACCAACTGAGGTAGAATATTTTTATGGCTTTCTAGTATCTCTTGGAATTCTTCTTGTTTTGTAATACGGGCCAAAGGTACAAGCCTGGCAAAAGCTTCAGCTAATTGGTAATGGCCAATTCGTTTGTTAGCCAGATGTTTGGTGTACTTATTAATTTCGCTCTTCAGCTGAAAGggaaggaagttgaaaacattGTTTCTTTCATGTATggcaattttaaagaaatcttaCCGTCACTAAACCATACTCAGTTACCGCTCCATCAACATCAGCTTCCAAATCGAATTCACGATACCATTCCATAAGACTTTGTACGGCCTCCTCCAAAGTCTCAAAGTCAAGCTGTTCTACATGTTCCGTTGTGGCAGTGACATGTTTTAGTGTGAGTAGAGATTCAACAATGGTTCCCACCTcgggctgggcagttaaatgcATTTTGTGTGTTTCCACAGAATGGGCCTGTAGCAAAGATCCTTCAGGGGAAATGTCGTATACAACATTTTCGATTGATAAACGGGAAATATCTGGAAGAATGGACATGGAATACTACTGATCtagatttcacaaaatttccctcACCCAAAGGCTTTTCTCCTCTATAAGCCACCTTCAAATCCCAATTAGAACAATCGGTCTTCTTTTtctctaccctttccttagactTGGCATTATAGAAGACATTGCACATGCCGGACATATCGACTTCCACCATGGGCCCCACTTTGTATTGTATTTGCAATAGCGATGCTATACCTCTCTCTATATTGAGCAAAGATTGATCTCTATAAGTGTGGGCAATAATCTTGGTGGGGCCATGACCTTCGAAGCGTATATAGAAAGGTCTATCGGGAATTTTGATAATATCTTGAATTCTCTCCTTCCCTTTTTTATCGACAGTGGATACACGATTTTCGGTAAAATAGATTTGAAGCAGTTGATCTTGGTTTTTACTCCATACACTGTTGACCTTGAGTAGGGTAGTAAATGTGTAACTTGTCTCTTCGGCGGCACCATGGGAAATTTCCTTGATTGTTACCTTATTGGTAAGGGTGAAGAAATGTTGACTGTTGAAGGGAACGAGAGGAGCAAATAAAGGttctgaaaagaaaaataagattgaatttttttggaaaattttttaaataaaattacactgaaaaatattaaaatggtCTACTAAACATTTGCACACCaacgttccattaaggaacagaggggaTATAAGGATACGTGTGACACAGAACAACACCCCTTAGAGAGAGAGACACTACTTAGCTATCCCGTGCCCAGCACGAGaatcttagctgcgagctatcggAGGCGTCCACAGGTAACGGATAGTGAaatgttccatacggagtagctgcaatagcAGTCGCGGACACTCAGCGCTATCGAGCGgagggtctcagtgagaggccaggcggcacctgctcttgcacaaatactgagtgcctataatgctcgatatgacaaggcggtttattggcgcctttaaataaccaatggacaacctgttcccacggcgatcggtcctttggacgggaacgagcttgctcattaGCAGGGGCATGACGAagatcaccacctccacatgcaaatgtggttacaacaacaacaacaccacttAGAAAGAGACACTACTTGGAAAGAGAAATACAACAACACTTAGAGAGAGACACTATTTGGAGAGATAGGCATCACTTAGGGAAAGAGACATCACTTAGAGAAAGAGACACAACTTAAGAGTCAGACGTCACTAATAGCGAGGCAGTACTAAGAGAGAGAGGCTCACTACGAAAGACACTTGGAGAAAAAGAAAGGCATCATTTAGAGATACCATTAAGTTAGAGGGTCACCACTTAAAGAAGAGTCATCACTAAGAAAAGGACACCCCTTAGAGGGAGGCATTACTTAAAGAGAGACTCCCCTTAGAGAGGTACCATTTAGAGAGCGAAACCAATTATTGAGAGAAGTTACTAACAGAGAGAGACACCACTTGGAGATAAAGATATACACCAGTTAGTTAGAAAGACACCACTTAGAGAACAAGGCACCACTTATAGAAAGAGACACAACTAAGAGAAAAACGCCACTTAGAGAGAGACAGTACTTAGAGCGATACACTACTTAGGGAGACGGCACCAAAGGAAAGGCCCACTAAGAGAGGGAGTCCAAAAAGAGGGATATACCTCATAAAGAGAcatgagaagctcagctgagagctaccgggagttgttgttgttgttgtagcagtgcgttatacactgaggtggcagctcttgccgatgaagaactccatcgggtcaatccggtgcgtacaaccggctgccatgggagtgTCCAAAGGCACCGGCTGTTGCTTAAGTACTAAgtttgcctatgatgctcgatatgacaaggcaagttattggctcCAATGATTATAACGTTCCGTGGCGATCAGCGTTCGGtcctatagaccggaacgagtaTGCTTACAaccaagagcttgacgaggatccctacctccacatatagacatgaGGCTACTACAATAACAGTGACACCACAAAGGAGGAGAAACCTACAACAAGGGAAGAGACGTCCCATAGAAAGCGACGCTACATAGAAAGCGACGCCACATAGTAAGAGACACCACAAAGGGGGAGAAACCACTTACAGAGTGACACAACAGGGAAAGAGACGCCACATAGAGAGAGACTCCACTAAAATATAGATGCCATTTAGAGAAACTCTACCTTGAGAGAGACACCACTTTGAGATAGAGAAAGCGAGACATGACTTAAGAAAAATGAGACATCACTTAGAGAAAGAGCGAGATACTACTTAGATCGAGGGATGCATCACGAAGAGAAAGAGGCGCAACACAGAAGAAGATACCACTTAGAGAGACACTACAAACATTCAGGCCGCCACTTAGTGAGACCCTTAACTTCAGTAGAATTTGTTTGAAAGGGCAGCATCTTGTgccatatgacttcttgagatgatTTTTAGGAACTGTGTTTTGTCGTACTACGTTCCGACTGAGTGGCGGGAGGTTTTCATCTCGACCTCGAGACACTACACTACACCTCgagacaatcccatggcagccggttgcacgtaccggattgacccgatggaatcttcatcggcaagggctgccgcctcagtgtacgtgttcgtcttttttcgtcatgggagaggcacatcccggagtgccttctccgtatgcttttggtccgtgcggggattgaaaagaaccccggaccttggttctgttccgtttgccagaaccgccttcatcatcggtcagtgtcggtgaggtgtaacaggtgcttggagtgggtacatttccgttcttgctctggcctaacttcgctacgggagtatagtcatactggctatgtcgctaggtgctgtgcgaacacagccagcagtgggtcacaagcgtcgccgtcgtcgtcggactatgtgacccccccgacctctcccgtacggcaatttatgcaaagacagcaccctagccctactattgccaggccagtgtcgggaaatgtatccttcctgcagttaaactgcaatggactgcgaggcaagattgatgagattgtggattttatgagtcggaagagcatatcggtcgcagcgatccaggagacaaagctgactaacacctgcagcttgcacagttgtcacggctacaatgtgctacgtaaggatcgctcaaggaatggaggtgggggattggccttcgttatacaccattccgtgcagtatagacctatctcgcctgcgcttgacgctagtgacccatacatggaatgtatgggggtagcagtcaagtctggtactgccgagatagagatatacaacgtgtatataccgccggttggcagctgtgtcccgattaatggccaggcctacagccccgacataagtgggttgctatctggccatagtcgtctggttctgggggatttcaatgcacatcactcgtcatggcattctcccctaggcaacgaccagcgtggcatagctttggcagagcagatagatagctccacgttttgcacggtgaatgaggatgcccccactaggattacgaggaggtgcagcagctcgccagacatctcaatcgcatcccctgatctcctgagtgacgtatcctggcaagccgtcatctctttggggtcagaccacctccccataatcctcaccatcgaccgaccacccgacttcataacctctgagcgccgaacgttcatcaactataagaaggccaattggactggcttcagagagtataccaatcgccgcttcaatgaactgccacccccctctgatgtgcttgtggccgagaggaaattccgagacatcatcaacgcagcagccgctcgctttataccagccggtcgaataccgcaagtgcgacccaatttcccggcgcaagcagtggtactcgcagacgagcgtgatgggattcgtgctatggaccccgctaaccccagaatcagcgagctgaatctggaaataaacagggtagtcaacgaacataagcggaatttgtggctggaacacttggagcaatgtaacttaggcaccggtgcaggcaaattgtgggccactgttaagtctctctcgaaccccggtagacgggacgacaggacctcagtcacttttggcgagttaaccgtgactgatccgaagagatgcgccaggttgttcaaccgtcaatttatcgtgcatcccgagagagacagggcaaggaggagagccattcgccgtattcgtggtctccgagccgatgaacagccatcacaatttaccgtgggcgaagttacgaatgtcatccgtggcgccaaatcttccaaggcgttgggccccgacggaatctctacattgatgctgaagaatctggatttacctggagttgagtaccttaccactgtccttaacctgtcattgaacactcttatagttcccgatgtctggaaaatgggcagagtgatcccgctactgaagcctggtaaagacccgagtttgggggagtcgtacagaccgatctcccttctctcaccagtggctaagacgcttgaggcattactcctcccgagcctcgtaggagaatttccattcgccgagcatcaacacggatttcggagactgcacagcacaacaacagctttgcatgccatcaccacacacatttgccgtggcttcaatcaacccaggccatgtgataggacggtcctcgtggcattggacctatcgaaggcattcgacacggtcagccatgccaaattatttgaggacatcgccaacacgtccctccagccaggccttaaacgttgggtcgcgaattatctgtgtggccgccagtcatttgtggaatttagggataagaagtcaaaacaccgtagagtgaaacagggagttccccaaggcggggtgatatctccggctctgtttaacctctacctttcctccatcccacctcctccagacggcatagagatcgtatcatatgcggacgactgtacgatcctggcatcaggccccccacccattgatgacatctgcgacaggttgaacgtctacctcaacgagcttgcctcatatttcgctgcaagaaatctgaagatatccgccaccaaatcttcagccacactgttcactacaaatacgcgtgaggtgaattctgagctgactgtgatggtcgatggagaattgattccgaccatcaagtgtcccaaaatacttggcgtcacatttgacagctcctacactttctccccacatgccacagcaatctgcaataaagtcaaaagtagaaacaaggtcctcaagtcactcgctggcagcacttggggtgcagacaaagaaaccttgttgaccacgtacaaagcaattggccggtctgtggtaagttatgcagcgccagtgtggtcacgtcagctttgtgacacgcagtggaataatattcagatctgtcagaatgccgccctccgaactgcgacgggctgcctccttagttctcatgtggaccacctccaccaggagacaaagatcctaccagtgcgaagacataactacatgctgtctaagcaataccttttgggctgttatcgcagaaatcatccaaatcatcatcttgtggatagatacccaccgcccagaagccttaaggtagatctacatgatctagagcgtgaggtccagcgctataagagagaacctctagatcaagcggcatatcaagcgggtctgaacaacattcatgcagacacggtagcagacgcgttaactggctaccgggtgaatgtagtccttggagtacgaccgccacccattgcacccgaagaaatcgacctcccccggcaaaccagagtgattctggctcaattacgttccggcagatgcagccgcctcaattcccacagagctaggattgatgccgacgtgcaagatgtatgtcccgactgtaaccagggaccgcacgatacacgtcacctgtttaactgcccggccagacccactcgactcagacccagatccctgtggacgcaccccatcttagtcgcggagttcctgggtcttgacactcaacagaatcaagcagacgaaagatagtacacaataaactgctacaacaacaacaacaacaaacattcaAACCGCCACTTGGTGAGACCCTTCACTTGAGTAGAATTTGTTTGAAAGGGCAGGATCTTGTGACATATGACTTCTTAGGAACTGTGTTTTGTCGAACTACGTTCCGACTGAGTGGCGGGAGGTTTTCATTTCGACGGTGGAGAACGAAACCACTCTCAGTACAAGAACTATAGGACAATCAATCCCACATCCTTCGTCTTTAAGACCCCGGAGAGACAAATTGACGCTTGTTTAATAGGCCTTCTCAAGCTTTCGAAGCTCGGAGAGACAAATTGACGCTTGTTTTATAGGCCTTCTCAAGCCTTCGAAGCTCGGAgcgctgagagctaccgggtcaacagcttgcggatagtggaatgctccatatacggagtagctgcaactgtagTCGCGGACAACCAGCGAGTGAAAtgtcttagtgagaggccggccggcaccggctcttgcttaaataccgagatactcgatacgacaaggcgagttattggcgcctttaaatatccTCTGCTCTGGTGGACGTGGGAACCTCCCTATTTGGATAAGTTGGTTTGATACGATTACAGGCGAAGGACTCGATTAGGAAGATTGACACCAAAGTTACTCCCCCAAAAGCAATTGGCTATTTTATTGCTTTTGGTTATCAATTGCAGTCTGAGGATGAAGGCCGTTATTTACGCATATAACGTAGTCGTCACGGTGGGAGGCTGATTTTCCTCTAATAATACGGACTTCCTTCAGGTGGCGTTGAGGTTGATGATTTTCACCAggagaaatcgacctcccccgacaaaccagagtagttctggctcaattacgttccggcagatgcagccgcctcaattcctacagagctaggattgatgccgacgtgcaagatgtatgtcccgattgtaaccagggaccgcacgatacacgtcatccgtttaactgcccggccatacccactcgactcagacctagATCCCTGTGGACCCATCCCATCttggtcgcagagttcctgagtCTTGACACTCATctgaatcaagcagacgaaagatagaacacaataaactgctacaacaacagcaaccaggAGGCTCGAATTCATATAGCATGAAGCCACCTCGAATaaccccgaaaccagtggagatattgtatacctcaagaGGACtcttttgtagggatttttgagcaaaaaaatccaacaaaaaataattttgggcAAATTTGACAGCCtgaaacatttttcgaaatgccgaggtcaACAACTTGAGGGGCCtgccacctagggccttgattTCGATAAAACCACTGCCCTAACCATTATAAATTTCACAGTGTTACcgctatccgttctcaaatggcttttttgctagtttttttttattctatcccactgtgtgtcgCCATATAGTGAACAGTTAGGCGGGGCTAAAGACTCTGGCTTCATATGGCAGATGAAGTCGAGACTATTTAGGAAATGCGGAGAGTTCCTTCGGATCATAGTGAAGACTGTCAGGTCTGCTGGTTCTCGGGCCATCATGAGTTGGCGGGGAATCGAGGCAGCCGACGAGCTGGCCAGGAATGGATCGCATATAAACGCGAATTGTGCTATGGAATCAATGGGCGTTTTTAACGATGAGCGCGCGAATGATGTGCTGCTGGTTGCAGGATGACAAATGACCTGGGGCTGAGGAAGCATGACTTCAGACTTCTGATAGAAGACCTGACTAATTATTGCAACGTCAGAGCCTTGACGTTGTTATGTAAACAGGTAGAGATGGATTTCCATAGAGTGTGCTGTGACAAGGATGAATTGGAGGCAGTCAAGCACATTTAGTCTCACAGCCCCGCAATTGGAAGGAGAAGACAAAGAATAATGGGTGATCAACGTTTTCCATGCTTGGAATTatggtaaaaaatatttttcccaatCGGTTTGCCATCCCTGAATTATGGTTATGGCTGTTCAACTCAACTCACACATGCTATGAAAATTAACTTTTCCACAGTCGGTTGGTTAACAATTTTTCATTGGAAGATTTTAATCTGCGAACAAGCCATTAGCATTTATTTAACATCATATTATTCCAATTTGGAATCAAATCAATGCGTGACTGAAAAAAACAGCAACACTAAAAATGAAACAGACTTTGTTGTTAAaccttttaaatgtttttcactattaaatgataaaagaaattttacatgcctGCATTGTAAATGTTTCAAAGGCTAGTAATTACAAAAGCGTTTTTTATGTatcataaaaattgttaaaaaataaataaatgaaatgcatTGTGTAGCCATGAACAACTTTAAATACTACAAAAAAAACCCCATCTGtagataatttttcaaaatttgtatgatATAGGGAAATGGGGTCTAACCGTATCGTGAGAGTATGATATCGGCAGCTATGTTATGGTTTATGAGAATTTTGGCAGTACCTCTTTTCAGCATAGACTGAAAATTAAGATGGAAAACTCTGTGAGGTCGCCATTCGtggaatggaatttttgaatatttcttACACGGTTTGAAGACCCACCTATCCCCTCTTTACCATACCAGGTACCGTTTTAAGCGTGTCTAGATGGCATACCCAGCGAACGCAGACCTTGGAGTTCGACGGCCACCCGTTGCACCCCTAGGCTAAGTAGAGTAGATCTGGCTCAACAGAGTGTCTATATAGCATACCCAGCGAACGCAGATCTTGGAGTTTGACGGCCACCCTTTGCACCCCTAGGCTAAGTAGAGTAGATCTGGCTCAACTGGGTTCTCCAATTTAGTAGCAGAGTTCCTAGATCTGGAAATTTAACAGAACCCAGTAGAGGAATGTATGGTTAAAAGCCCCTCCTTGCGAATTCTCTAG
The Stomoxys calcitrans chromosome 3, idStoCalc2.1, whole genome shotgun sequence genome window above contains:
- the LOC106096334 gene encoding microsomal triacylglycerol transfer protein codes for the protein MMLRIFILCTFCWMCCMSHGTEPLFAPLVPFNSQHFFTLTNKVTIKEISHGAAEETSYTFTTLLKVNSVWSKNQDQLLQIYFTENRVSTVDKKGKERIQDIIKIPDRPFYIRFEGHGPTKIIAHTYRDQSLLNIERGIASLLQIQYKVGPMVEVDMSGMCNVFYNAKSKERVEKKKTDCSNWDLKVAYRGEKPLDISRLSIENVVYDISPEGSLLQAHSVETHKMHLTAQPEVGTIVESLLTLKHVTATTEHVEQLDFETLEEAVQSLMEWYREFDLEADVDGAVTEYGLVTLKSEINKYTKHLANKRIGHYQLAEAFARLVPLARITKQEEFQEILESHKNILPQLVDLLGATQTFDAHKAINATFQYRKLSDFDLLEKYLQSLAVGTHPEEEIIKDLFAIVKSMDDSMQYKKIKNALVQCMSSLAHHFEREVIEIDIRNYLVENLKKNCGKDEECKLLMIRGLQNLADHRSIETLMGYAFLAEPKLSVAAMKALKRFSVIHFQEPHRLAFTFMFYQSRKKYATSARTMALDILLDMRPTKEELGHMLDYLASNDRHFEIKTYVIQKFQMYAEKHPKFKALLQMCLSERPHINNYHILGQKGFTSVLSRPLSSAPAFNETLLSVQEVHKGVLRHGSVELLLQAGEYEASTFKLGIFTNGLDTFMSNNNDADEQEDLDDDNEENPEYSPITAGMEISVNGVAHRPLIFFTGKSELMTHIWSGTVSESTPAFQGTMLAHDHEHYVMLSSGATAHFNVIGAKSIDLNGKAGFSLWNRNADTEIKQNAATVVYGIMKVGFTYATVTNEFVFSYEPKIVLQAHIDFYDELKLCMRLQRPEMELNLKSTKTVNLKSIYNYQKSVHSKHSHKFPGHTYALNRKNNNMCNMVAKNLEL